A genomic segment from Rhinatrema bivittatum chromosome 19, aRhiBiv1.1, whole genome shotgun sequence encodes:
- the LOC115080467 gene encoding olfactory receptor 6N1-like — translation MGPSNHSTVTEFIIAGFSGIHQVWPVLFLLMLLAYLLIIIGNLVVFLVIQLRPRLHAPMYFFISVLSFLELWYTTVTIPKMLFNLLDTKKSISFSGCLLQVYFFHSMGVTEVLLLTTMAYDRYLAICTPLHYPVIMTPQLGIKLTTACWILGFLYRVPEIILISRLPFCGPNIIEHIFCDLSPLLTLACTDTTANIIIDFLFNACIITVTILLIVLSYVKIIRVVLNSQSSEGRRKAFSTCATHLIVVVIFYGSVSFMYIRLTKSYSVNYDKTLAVVYSVITPLCNPVIYSLRNKEIREAIWKIVIRRQTSTKQDQVCNVLSH, via the coding sequence ATGGGACCCAGTAACCACAGCACCGTGACAGAATTTATAATCGCTGGGTTTTCTGGCATTCATCAAGTCTGGCCTGTTCTCTTCCTGCTCATGCTTCTTGCATATCTTCTCATCATCATTGGGAATTTGGTCGTCTTTCTGGTCATCCAGCTTCGGCCACGACTCCATGCCCCCATGTACTTTTTCATCAGtgtcctgtccttcctggaactctGGTACACAACAGTCACAATTCCCAAAATGCTTTTCAACTTACTGGACACAAAGAAAAGCATTTCCTTCAGTGGATGCCTCCTGCAAGTCTATTTCTTCCATTCCATGGGAGTCACTGAAGTTTTGTTGCTCACAACAATGGCTTATGACCGTTACTTGGCCATATGCACTCCCTTGCATTACCCTGTCATCATGACACCCCAGCTTGGCATCAAGTTGACTACAGCCTGTTGGATTTTGGGGTTTCTCTACCGCGTGCCTGAGATCATTTTGATTTCTCGCTTGCCCTTCTGTGGACCAAACATAATCGAACACATCTTCTGTGACTTGTCACCCTTGCTGACCTTGGCCTGCACAGACACAACGGCAAACATCATTATTGACTTTCTTTTTAATGCCTGCATAATCACAGTGACTATTTTACTCATAGTGCTCTCCTATGTCAAAATCATCCGAGTCGTGTTGAATAGCCAGTCTTCAGAAGGACGGCggaaggccttctccacctgcgcCACTCACCTCATCGTGGTGGTGATATTCTATGGTAGCGTGAGCTTTATGTACATCCGACTGACCAAGTCATATTCTGTGAACTATGATAAGACATTGGCAGTGGTATATTCCGTCATAACACCCCTGTGCAACCCAGTGATCTACAGTCTGAGGAACAAGGAGATTAGAGAAGCCATTTGGAAAATAGTGATAAGGAGACAGACTTCCACCAAGCAGGATCAAGTTTGTAATGTTCTGTCTCACTGA